The sequence CGAATTAATTCGATTTTTTAATGAATATTAAAATGATTAAGTTCTTGTAAATACAAGAACTTAACCATTTTCCTATTTTACCAGTATGGATCACACCAAACCCATGCTGCTCCATAAACTACAGCTGCTACTGCACCTGCAATTAGCGCAGCACCTGCAACAGCTAAAACTGCATAGCCCATTTTTATTAAGCTAACAGCATTTGCTGAGCTGCCTGATCCCCCAACTAGTTGAATTGATGGTGATTGATAATTCTGCATTATGTATCCCCCCTTTCCTATTGCTTTAATCAAAAGCTAATGCATAACCTTTGATTAACCCTTAAACTTTGATAATTTCTATAGATAATCTGCATTCCTGAAGATTAAGTTTTCTTTATTTGAATAGTCAAAAGACAACTTAAAAAAAGCAAAATATCATCATAATTAGTGATTATCGGCATAAATAGCCCCTATTAATTACATGAATACTCAAGAACTTGTCCCTTATTTACTGCTTTGATTAATTTTCTATCGGCGGAATTTGAATACAATAGGAATTGCTTTTCTGTACAGTCAATAACCTTGGATAGTGATAATCTGGAACAAGAGTATACCTTATCTCCTAGCCTTACTTCTTCTAAACAACAATATGAAATTTCGTATTCCTCCACAATAGAAGTTTTAATATTTAAAATATTTATCTTATGTCTTTGTTCATTTGTAAAATCCAATTTACTAACTAAGTCGTAAACCTGTAGATTATCATAGATGTTATCTCTATTTTTTAATTTCTTTTTATATATACCCTTTGGAGTTTTTGCAACTAACTCTATAGAGTTCTTTTTGTAATGACACTCTATGTTAATATCCATATCACCAAACTTAGTAAAAACCTGCGATTTAATTGGCAGCAATGATTCTGAATTATAAAGTACCTGATTGCTTTCTAGCTCGGTTCCGTTTATCACAACTGTCGATTTAACTGTTCTTATTCCATTCTCCTCAACTATTTCGACTTTATACTCTCCTACCTTCTCATAGGCAGCTTTATCCGATACAACCTTTATATTGTAAATATATGTGTTTTTATACATAACCTACCTCACCACTTAATATTTCTTTCATTTTCAACTCATGTTTAAGTATTTCTTTTTTCCACCTACATTCAACTAAACTAGAATTTGTTATAGCTTGAGAAATACAGCCTAAACAATTGCTGACATAATCACAATTCTTACAAGTATTTAGGTCCGGACTCTCTAAATTTGAAAAACATTCATTGGTTGACTTGTTAATTATATTTACCATATCCTCACCATGATTTATTTTCCCTATTGTAAATGTACTCATCATGCATGGTTTTATGTTTCCGTTTGCCTCAATAAACAACAATCTCGATCCCGCTCCGCACCCATTACAACTACATTTGACATTGTTATTTCTATATAAATAATATTCTTCAAGACTTGGGCATTTATCCAGAAAACTACTTGTCCAATTTCCGTCCTCCTCATATGTAACCAAAAAATCTTTTCCTTTATAATCTCTCATTATTTTATCTACTTTCTTTATTATTGAATCTAAATCACTTTCTCTTGCATCTTTCATTTCCCTAATTGCTCTTCCATGATTTACAACTCTGCCAAAACCTATAGACTTCGCTCCATTTTCATATGCAATATCAGCAATAATATTTATATATTCTAAATTCTTTTTTGTTATCACAGTACCAATTGAAAAGCTTACTTTTGCATTTTTTAGATATCCCATAGCAAGTATTACTTTTTCAAAAGCTCCCTTAACTCCCCTTAATTCATCATGTATTTCTTTGGTAGGGCCATCCAAGCTAAGCTTAACACGCTTTATTCCAACTTCTGATAGCCAATTTGCCCAATTTTGATTCAATCTCATACCATTCGTGATTAATGTTGTTTCAAATCCACGTGCTATGCTATACTTTATAATTTCTTTTATTTTAGGATGACACATTGGGTCGCCGCCGGTTATGCTTACACTATTACACCCATCACTTAATTTATCTAGAATAGAATAAATTTGTTCTTCTGTTAGCTGAGTGTTTCTCATAGCTCCTGCTTCACCATAACAATGTTTACATCTAAGATCACATTGCTTAGTTATTTCTATAGAACAGGAATAAGGTACATACCAGTCTCTGCTTCCGGTATTTTTGATTACTCTATTCTGCTTATATTCTAAAAAATCTATTATGTTTCTCCTGTACAGCTGCAAGATAAACATTTTAATTGAAAAATACTTGCTCATATCCGACTGATCTAACTCTTTAAATGAATTAGACACAACTTCCTGTAATGTATGCTCTCCATTGAGCTTGTTTATTACTTCTGCCCCTTCAATATTTAACGATAAAACCTCGATGCCATTAAATATTAATAAAGTTTTATCTGGCCAATTATGTAAATGGTAATTTTCTTTTAGAATTATATACTTATTATCATCAATCATATCTAATCTAATATTAGAATTATAATTATATATTTGTGATACAAGATTTTCTCTTAAAATTATTGGAACTTTCATCATTTACTATCCTCCAAAGTCGCTTTGCAGTACTCGTTTATTTGATTTTAATGTAAAATATAGATAAAATTCCATTTCTTATATATTCTATTATAAAATACTTTTTTTGGTAGTCAAGATGCTTTATATTAAATTTTAGTACTATTGTGTAACTACTTTATAATTTAATTAAGGATGACATAGAAAAGACCCCATCCTAATACCGGATGAGGACTTTTCACCACTTAGCTATAAGCAATATACTTCCGAAGAATATTGTAAAATAAAATATACATCCTTTTTTTACATTCTAATGTAAAATATATCTTTTTTAGATATATCATCAAATCTTATTCTTTTTACAATAAACACTAATATAAAAATCATTAATTATTGACCATAATACTACTCCTACTAATAATAGCACGATCAAATATTTGCCTCTCATAAATAAACAAATTATGAATAATATTGTTCCAACAATTACTAAACTAATTCCTCCAATTGTATTAGCCTTTCTCCACACCTTCTCGTTACTTAATGCTTTTTTTGTTCTTACTCCAATTATAAAATTCTGTTTGATTTGCGGCATTATATTACCAATATAAATTAGCATATACGAAATTATTATCGAAACAATTTTATAAGAATCTATTTTCGCATTAAAGTAACTATAAAGTAATACAAATTGTATAGTCATTAATACGATTGTAGAACTTATTAACACTTTATAATAGTATTTTTCAATAGCAGCCATATCTTTCGCCTTGCCTGCATACGTCCTAAAAATTACATACTGAATCAGAATACTAACTGCAATTATTAGTGTGGCATATAGATTACTTGTTGAACTATTTTTATTAGCAATATAGTAAGAAACTGCAAATACAATATTTGCTAAAATAATAAATAGTATCCCTCTATTCTTATTTTTATCCAACACACTTCCCTCCTACTTATTATCTCTTAGTCCCATAAACCAATTTATAATATACTGAATTGAAGACATCTTTATAGAGTAAATTGAGAATTGCCCTTCTTTTCTAGATTCAACAATTCCTGCACTTTCAAGAACTTTTAAATGATGGGATATACATGGTTGCGTTTTATTAAAATCCTTAGCAATTTCATTTACTGACATATCCTTTTCTACGAGCATACTAATAATCTTCCTTCTTGATTCATCAGATAATGCCTTAAATATTTTATCCAAAAACTCACCTCTTCCTAATAGTACTTCCAAAGTTTTTCAAACTACTGATTTTTCACAATTGACTATCATGCAAGAATTATCTCAGAGTAAAATTCTTAGAAATTTAATATCATATTAATTATTTCTCTGAATATTCGCAAATAAAGCTAAGTTTTTGGCACCTATAGATAACTTTGGGAGATTAAAATACCTTTTACCATTGCTTACTTATTTAGTTAATACTGTTTTATTAAAAACATATCAATTACTATTATATTCACCAATTTTTAATTATCGTTCCCCGGATATATTCTAAAACTGCCAAATAAAACTATCTCTTTTCCCTATGCCAACCCCGCTTCCCACAATAAGGACACTTTAAATATTTTTTATCTACATTATGCGGAGAAATTAAATCAATAACTGGAGATATTTTAAATTCCTTCTTGCACTCTATGCAAGTATATACAGCTCTTCTAGAATGCATTACGACTAATAAAATTAAACCAATTAGAGCAATCGATACAAATATTCCTATTCCATTTTTCATGTCTTGTAAAAGGTAACCGCTAACTATTAATATAACCGCATATACCCCTATTGATATTAGTGTTTTGAAATCAATTTTTTTGTCTTCTTTCATGACAACCCCTCCAAAAATATTAATATAAATATATATTTATATATTTATATTAATATTATATCACACTGTATTAAACTGTAAACACTTTTTTATATCAAAAAATTTTTCAATAAAATTTCCCAATTAAGCTTATTTTAATTCACGCTCAATTAATGTTATATTTCTCAGCAATGCAATGGCTCGTCTTCTCTCTATTTCAAGCTGTACTGCCTCCCACATTTCTTTATCTATTATTGCAGGATGACTCTCTTCTACATAATACATTGGAACTTCTCCGTTGTTTACTGCTCTCTTTTTGGTTAAAAAATCAACTGTATATGTCTTTTAAACAACGCATTCTCCTTTGCTTTTCTGTTCCAGCATAGACAACTTGTCTACATTTGTAATTTTACCCCCCATAACAAAAATGTCAATAATTTCTTTGGTAAAATTTTACGACACCAAATGACAAAAAGTGATCTAATACCATGTCTTTATTTAAAATGAAAAATCTGTATAAAATTGCTACACCCTTCTCAACTTCCCTCAAATTCCTTTATTAAATTGCAACTTCAATCTCCGTGCTATCAAGCAAACTCACTATTATCTTTTTTCCATCAAATACTGTCATTTTCTCTATTATTCTAAAATACATATCAACATCAAACTCCTCTACTATCTTTGCATCCTTTAAAATTTCAATAAACTGCCTTGCCTTATATCTTTTAAGCAAGTTATCACTTTTAAGTCCTTCCTTCCACTTCTCCATAAAGTATTCCTTATTCTCCACCATAGCATTAAATGTATTTACAAAGGCATGATATAAAACCTTGTCATCTATATGCTTATTCTCACAGCTCTTTTTTCCCTTTACTTCATATTTTTTATTACATCTCCAAACCACTCTTCTTAGCCTTTCATCAGTAGAATTCCATACCTTTCTTCCAAAGGCACTGCCGCAGTGTCCGCAGATAACTCTTCCTGCAAAGGGATTATCTA comes from Acetivibrio thermocellus ATCC 27405 and encodes:
- a CDS encoding metalloregulator ArsR/SmtB family transcription factor encodes the protein MDKIFKALSDESRRKIISMLVEKDMSVNEIAKDFNKTQPCISHHLKVLESAGIVESRKEGQFSIYSIKMSSIQYIINWFMGLRDNK
- a CDS encoding SdpI family protein; the encoded protein is MDKNKNRGILFIILANIVFAVSYYIANKNSSTSNLYATLIIAVSILIQYVIFRTYAGKAKDMAAIEKYYYKVLISSTIVLMTIQFVLLYSYFNAKIDSYKIVSIIISYMLIYIGNIMPQIKQNFIIGVRTKKALSNEKVWRKANTIGGISLVIVGTILFIICLFMRGKYLIVLLLVGVVLWSIINDFYISVYCKKNKI
- a CDS encoding DUF1533 domain-containing protein translates to MYKNTYIYNIKVVSDKAAYEKVGEYKVEIVEENGIRTVKSTVVINGTELESNQVLYNSESLLPIKSQVFTKFGDMDINIECHYKKNSIELVAKTPKGIYKKKLKNRDNIYDNLQVYDLVSKLDFTNEQRHKINILNIKTSIVEEYEISYCCLEEVRLGDKVYSCSRLSLSKVIDCTEKQFLLYSNSADRKLIKAVNKGQVLEYSCN
- a CDS encoding radical SAM/SPASM domain-containing protein, with protein sequence MMKVPIILRENLVSQIYNYNSNIRLDMIDDNKYIILKENYHLHNWPDKTLLIFNGIEVLSLNIEGAEVINKLNGEHTLQEVVSNSFKELDQSDMSKYFSIKMFILQLYRRNIIDFLEYKQNRVIKNTGSRDWYVPYSCSIEITKQCDLRCKHCYGEAGAMRNTQLTEEQIYSILDKLSDGCNSVSITGGDPMCHPKIKEIIKYSIARGFETTLITNGMRLNQNWANWLSEVGIKRVKLSLDGPTKEIHDELRGVKGAFEKVILAMGYLKNAKVSFSIGTVITKKNLEYINIIADIAYENGAKSIGFGRVVNHGRAIREMKDARESDLDSIIKKVDKIMRDYKGKDFLVTYEEDGNWTSSFLDKCPSLEEYYLYRNNNVKCSCNGCGAGSRLLFIEANGNIKPCMMSTFTIGKINHGEDMVNIINKSTNECFSNLESPDLNTCKNCDYVSNCLGCISQAITNSSLVECRWKKEILKHELKMKEILSGEVGYV